The DNA window gcgatgtctcctgacccgcctggatgcgggccccaacaacatcccccagattgtgggtgcctgctgcgccctgcacaacctcgtggagagcaagggggagacctttctgcagggctgggccgcggaggccggcagggcacacgtgcagccacctgctgcccccagtgggcaggtggacccagaggggacccgggtccaggaggccctgcgggcccacttcgaccaacaggccgcggggtgaactctgcccaggccccctactgcccgccccttcctcccccacactcctgccccaacgcccacaccatggagcaccccaccgcccccccctcccacttgtcctggacaaatgacagcatgaacttgtgggcgaacgtaaacttttttttcgtctttacgaaacttttttttttttttgtaaataaataaatatgtgaaacacaaaccaaaaaggagggacaaatgttcaaccaaagcaagatgtgcacaaataaaacaataaaacaacaaagcaaagaagtgtgtgccatcaacaaaaaagaaaagcagggaggagaacggggagaactatttacatgggggggacggggcaaacgggggcaccaaaaacaaacattcaaactatatacaacaaggggggggccacgtcccgggcccctcgcccctagagcccagcactgggcgtgcccggccgggagccccgccgtgcctgcagtctggtccacggctgggtgggagcaggctgcacaggaaggtatcggcgccggcgagtctcaagtggctccaggggtccctcggcgctgtggccctcgcgggtgggtggtggggcgacggcggacggcccggcgacggctggagcagctggtggtggggctgcaggagcgggcagggcaggtgatggctcggccggcgcagcatggggggccaggtaatcaaccagctggttgaatgtctgcatataggccccccatgcctcctggcgccaggccagtgcccgctcctgcagctggaggtgctgctccgacatctccagctgccggcgaaggatagccagcagctgggggtccgtcgccgccgccggtagtaggcgcggggtccgccgtcttgccctccgcggggccggtcgttcctcggctgaggggctgccctggagcgagggtcccggagggctctccgggacaactgaggcctcgccggcgctctcttccggtccttcggatggtgcaggtgcaggtgcaggacacaggagaggaggcgggaaagaagaatggagacaggcgttagtgtgggccccgagccgtggcctttgtcccaccccgccctgtgctgcaggttccccatccccgtccccgggagatgctgctgtgatggatggggttcaggggttcccctgccctgcaccccgtcccctggtgggagcaactctcacttcaccccgcagggtctgagagcaggagaggtttcttaggccacagatggccagtttctggcaggagtgacagcaccagctgtcggaagagacagtccttccaacccgtcgtggggagaagaccccaaggggggcccctctgggatgcagctttccccctcctctggctggctgcctaccagctctcccttcccctagcctctacctgtggcccccgccctcaccccccatttccaagccagctcggctcctccctcctgtttgctcagggcagaggtgtcacctgccagctgtagcgccaggatgctcctttggccctgggagctcctcggctcttgtggctcatatgtagcctgagtctccctttggcactccccccactccatcacatgctgctgctgtggggtgtcccaccccctccgcccgggggccccttgaggttccgctcccccctggcccggggatggggcatggcactgtcatgcaggctgggggggggcaggggctgacggctgcagtgctgtgagggccatggccctggtgtccttggggccatggccatgtgagcgtgtggggggccctggacacatctctgttacccccgcccctcaagcccaggggtgtccaccagagaggggtacctacctgtgggtccgctcccacggtccggagatccccgggggtcggaggccctgctgctgctccgggatggcaggaggaggatctgcaggctggattctgcggaggaggagcccccctcctcctcctcctcctccccctgccgcgatgtcccggggatggcctccgggggggggcccccggggtgcggggcttgcctccgggtcggactccggctgcagggcctgctggggctcgtcagccgaggtgtcaagggtggccggaggggaggaggtgtgccgggagcccaggatgtccctgagctccctgtaaaaggggcaagtgacgggggcggccccagatcggctggccgcatcccgggcctgggcataaccctgccgcagctccttcaccttactccggacacggtccggagtgcgggcagggtgaccccgggcagccaggccgtcggccagccgagcgaacgcatccgcgttccgcctcttgctccccattacctggagcacctcctccttgctccagagccccagcaggtcccgcagctcagccttcgtccaggaggggccccgctgccacttcccagactgggtggccctctggctgggctggctgccctggctccccttgcggggggtcccctgggggcgctgggggggctcctggctcgccatcgccgctgtgtggtgggctgagggctctgcaggctgcccgcgtgtgcaggctgcaggctgcccacgtgtgcaggctgcagcctgcacgttgcctcagcttcctgcagagtcagggccggggaggggacctttaaggggccgctccacgcggccaccagtgagctgaggggctggagagagcgtctctcaaccccccagctgatggctgccatggaggacccggcaatttcgacgttgcgggacgcggatcatctacactgtccctacttcgacgttgaacgtcgaagtagggcgctattcctatctcctcatggggttagcgacttcgacgtctcgccgcctaacgtcgaagttaacttcgaaatagcgcccgacgcgtgtagccacgacgggcgctatttcgaagttagtgccgctacttcgaagtagcgtgcacgtgtagacacagctaatgtgtgctttgtattctgtgttgtaactgaaatcaatatatttgaaaatgtagaaaacatctaaagtaataatagaataccatttatttaactAACTGCTCAATTAATCACAATTGTTTTTAATCAATTGACAGCCTTGATTAGTAGAATATAACATCAATATAAAACTCAAAGGCCCAAATGAAAGTCCAATGAACAAACATTTCTCTTCTGACTCCCAGGCTTTCCCACCTGAAGAGCTCATGCAAACCTTTCCCCTACTTGCTCAGAACCTCTCCTGCCTTTGGAGGCTGAGTCCTAGCTCTTCCCAGCCAGCAACTTAGCCGAAATATCATTCCTAGCCACCTGTGCTTTCCCTGAGCATTTCCTTCACTGCCCCAGACCTTCCATCCTTACAGGGCAATACCATATGACAAATAGTGCtgagaagaaaaataattcacATACAATACAGGAATGCTGCTATTTTTACAGAGGACGGAACATGGATTCTCTCTCTGTAAATTCTCATATTTACAGgaagacaaacaaaaaacagaagccAGAAGAAGCAGAAACCCTGGACCAGAAGTCAGTCTATGTTTTTGTTCTCTCACCAAGATTTTGTGCAGCGCCAGAGATATAGCCAACCATTTTGGCAACAGGAGAAGCCCTGTTGTAACTGCATATTGTCCTAAACCAATGAAACAAGCAGTAAAGTCATGTGTTACCCATCTATACTCCACTCATCAGTTTTCCTCTTCAGCCTCAACTCCCTTCTTTATACTACCCCCAGAATTCAGGCCTTCACCCTCATCCTGGTCATTATTCAAGGTCATCCTCAGACTGCAGCCAAGTCATATGTGATATATTGTGTTTTGATTATTATATTTTAACACTGCATACCTTTATTACATAACACATGAATTCCCTTTTATATTATATTGAATAATTTCATACTAATATGTGATGTAGTCCATTAAATCAGCTTTATCTTAAAGAGACATGCTATATTTTTCTGATTATAAATGTACACTTTCTTCCCTTCAGTCTTGCTCTCTTTCCAGAAAACATTTTGTTCCCTGTGTATTCTACAGTTAAATAAATTatacataagaaaaaaaatcttattcaaTTAAGTTAGTCTGTTTTTCTATTGATGAACAATCCATAAACTGATCTCACCATTTCAGAACCAGCTATGAATGATCATTTCATTTTTCCAAACAAAGTCTAACCAAGATATTATCCTCAAATTGAGCACTACTTTTAAAAGATTTGTTATTATGTCTGATAAAAGTCTCATATTTGTGTTTCTACTCACTGAAAATGACAAACCAGGAAAATCATGCTGTGATTCAGATTTCACAAACATGACCACTGACACATTTCCCCATTATCTGGCCATCTGTGGTGTTTTCTACCCAATACCCACATTAACAAAAAGTTCCACAGAATTAGTttccaaaaaaaaattatatctgGGGATGTACCTTTATTTATCAAAATGGTCATGTAATCAATTGAACCCTCCCATCTGAGAACAGTAAACACTATTGTCCCAAAGTTATATTTTACAACATTTACTAACCTATTTTTACTCTGGTTCCTGTGTTTAGAAATATTGCCTTTTGATTGGAAATGATACACACAGaaagtttgcttcttttgcaaagCCAAAATTGCAGTAGTTTGGCTTCCATTTCATGCACAGAGACGTAGAAAGAAAATATCAATATAACTAGTTTGTATTTATCTAGCTGAAAAGGAATTGTTTTCAGATAGATGCTTAAATCAACAGAGACCAGAAAAACAATGTAAGCTCATTGTTTAACTTGGTTTATTTCAAGGAAAGCATAGATAAAGACAAAACACTGAGGGGTGGATTCTTCCACTTTATTCATGGGATAAAATCCTAGCACCGCTgacatcagtggcaaaactcccacggACTTCAATAAGAAGACAAGATTTTAACTACAGTGAATAGTTTCACTAAATATGGGTGGCAAAATCAAGTTCCTAGTTTTAGCAGAATTTCTGATACTTAGATGAGCACCACATTTTTCATATGGTATGCTTCCTCTTATTTTGGTCCACAGACACCTGTATGTTATTCCAGGAAAACAAGTGACATTATTCAAATGGAGCCTGATGCCCTGAATATCTATCCAGCAAAAGGAAGTTTACCTCTTTGCATACTGGATAAATACATCACCTGCCTAACATGGTTAAGAATCTTTAATATGAAGCAGAAGAATTTAAGTTGTTATACAACAGAAGTGTGTTTCAACACAGCTCCATGAAAATCTTCatgaaataaaaatgagaaaatccTCAGAGCACTCTAATTTCCACAAAACTGCTATGGAATTTAGATTTGTGTTTTGCTTTGTCTCATCTAACCCTATTAACACAGAGAAAACAATTTGTTGTTAAACTGGAGTTAAGATTCCAGGCACTTTGCAATCTTCACAAAAATCAAATGTTAGGATTATAGCATTGAAACATACCCGTGTCACTCAAGGTCACCTTTACTTTTGAGATGTCACTACTTTCAAGGGATTAATAGAAATGTAATTATAGACCAGCTAAAAGGAAATATTATTATTCCAAATAAATGAAAGATTATTATGTACTGAGCCTATGAGCCTAATTAGTACTTACAGCAACTGCCTCCAGTATTTGTTTAACAGCATCTGCAGCGTCTCGTTCACTATAATAGCCTTTTTCCACGATCCTACAAAAAAACCCAGGAAATACTGCTCAGACTCAGGATTAAAATGAGCATGCACCATAGGTAAATGCTTCTTAAATTAATCAAAAGGTAATCAAATTCACAACAAGTCCGCTGACTGTGATGACCTCTGCAGAATCAAAATTGCCAATTTCTGATGATTAAAATTAGGTCTACGTGGTTGTACTTCACTTGTTTCCCAGTTAACATGAAAAGGAAGATTTTAAAATGCCAATTTACTATTGTATAAGTAAAATCTTAACTACTCATAAAACCTGCAATTGAAAGGCATTacagcttcatcagatgatgaattTCAGAAAATCAGAGCTAGCCAAATCATCTATACATTAAAACCCCG is part of the Carettochelys insculpta isolate YL-2023 chromosome 5, ASM3395843v1, whole genome shotgun sequence genome and encodes:
- the CAMK4 gene encoding calcium/calmodulin-dependent protein kinase type IV isoform X3, with product MLKVTMPSSSASSAAAGRAGGAAPDYWIDGSNKDTLAHYFELESELGRGATSIVYRCRQKGTQKPYAVKMLKKTVDKKIVRTEIGVLLRLSHPNIIKLKEIFETPTEISLVLELVTGGELFDRIVEKGYYSERDAADAVKQILEAVADRKRAPARPQLSRRALRDPRSRAAPQPRNDRPRGGQDGGPRAYYRRRRRTPSCWLSFAGSWRCRSSTSSCRSGHWPGARRHGGPICRHSTSWLITWPPMLRRPSHHLPCPLLQPHHQLLQPSPGRPPSPHHPPARATAPRDPWSHLRLAGADTFLCSLLPPSRGPDCRHGGAPGRARPVLGSRGEGPGTWPPPCCI